A single window of Poecilia reticulata strain Guanapo linkage group LG10, Guppy_female_1.0+MT, whole genome shotgun sequence DNA harbors:
- the psmd10 gene encoding 26S proteasome non-ATPase regulatory subunit 10 has translation MESSVSNVEVCNLAFSGQFDKLKQSMLSDKTLVNKTDQDGRTALHWSCSAGHTNIVEFLLSLGVEVNLQDDALWSPLHIAASAGREDIVRSLIGSGAQLNSVNQNGCTPLHYAASKDRYEIALMLLENGADPNATDKLASTPLHRASAKGNYRLIQLLLKQSASTNIQDSQGNTALHLACDEERLEAAKLLVEHGASIYIENKEEKTPLQLAKGSLGNILRRIVEG, from the exons ATGGAGAGCTCCGTGTCTAACGTGGAGGTTTGCAATTTAGCCTTCAGCGGGCAgtttgacaaattaaaacagtCCATGCTGTCCGACAAAACACTTGTCAACAAAACGGATCAG GACGGTAGGACCGCTCTCCACTGGTCTTGTTCTGCTGGACACACCAACATCGTGGAGTTTCTACTCAGCCTGGGGGTTGAGGTCAACCTGCAGGATGAT GCCCTATGGAGTCCTCTGCACATTGCTGCATCTGCAGGAAGAGAGGACATAGTGAGGTCTCTGATAGGCAGTGGAGCCCAGCTGAATTCAGTTAATCAAAATGGATGCACCCCTCTGCACTATGCCGCCTCTAAAGACAGATACGAG ATCGCCTTGATGCTGCTGGAAAATGGAGCGGACCCCAATGCCACGGACAAGTTGGCCTCCACTCCCCTGCATAGAGCGTCGGCCAAGGGCAACTACCGTCTCATCCAGCTGCTTCTCAAGCAGAGTGCCTCAACAAACATCCAGGACTCGCAGGGCAACACGGCGCT CCACCTTGCGTGTGATGAAGAGCGTTTGGAAGCAGCCAAGTTGCTGGTAGAACACGGTGCCAGCATTTATATCGAGAACAAGGAGGAGAAGACCCCCCTCCAGTTGGCCAAGGGCAGCTTGGGGAACATACTCCGCCGGATTGTGGAGGGGTGA
- the xiap gene encoding E3 ubiquitin-protein ligase XIAP, whose translation MSEQGEYSNLESDCPDFSKFDNRFHSFRGSTLARQVPPERLARAGFYFTGDADRVQCFSCNQTVENWHSGDTPVQRHKEVSPSCRFLVCSHPNSMKPNYTTPLIYDEVAEDMQYRVSTGEVVDETLYPRIPHMKSEQARLDTFSSWPSTAPVRPRDLAQAGFYYLGQADRVECFCCGNKLNNWENGDRPWEEHATHFPNCFFILGHDVGNNPLLDNADEPMWEDQNVNRGRNMETFEGRLSSFAHVRHPVDHERLARAGFYSTGQEDQVLCFRCDGGLKGWQPDEDPWEEHAKEYPGCSFLLEEKGAAFVNSIQLKGIEQSSAASSHQNGFSTREEDEDPMEKLMKLQREKQCKICMDRDICIVFIPCGHLVSCKQCSESLVKCPICCGAISQKIKTYIG comes from the exons ATGTCTGAGCAAGGCGAATACAGCAATTTGGAGTCAGACTGTCCTGACTTCTCAAAGTTTGACAATCGCTTCCATTCTTTCCGGGGATCCACCCTGGCTCGACAAGTCCCGCCCGAACGGCTGGCGAGGGCGGGTTTTTACTTCACCGGCGACGCAGACCGCgtccagtgtttcagctgcaatCAGACTGTGGAGAACTGGCATAGTGGAGACACGCCTGTGCAAAGGCACAAGGag GTTTCTCCATCATGCCGGTTCCTCGTGTGCTCCCACCCAAACAGCATGAAGCCGAATTACACTACCCCCCTCATCTACGACGAAGTTGCAGAAGATATGCAGTACCGAGTCTCCACTGGTGAAGTGGTCGACGAGACCCTCTACCCCAGGATACCTCACATGAAGAGTGAACAGGCCCGCCTGGACACCTTTTCTTCTTGGCCCTCCACTGCGCCCGTAAGACCCAGAGACCTGGCTCAAGCCGGCTTCTACTACTTGGGACAGGCCGACCGGGTGGAGTGCTTCTGCTGCGGCAACAAGCTGAACAACTGGGAAAACGGAGACCGCCCTTGGGAAGAACACGCCACTCACTTTCCCAACTGCTTTTTCATCCTCGGCCACGACGTAGGGAACAACCCGCTGCTGGACAACGCAGATGAGCCGATGTGGGAAGATCAAAATGTGAACCGGGGGAGAAATATGGAGACTTTCGAGGGGAGGCTCAGTAGCTTCGCTCATGTTCGGCACCCCGTCGACCACGAGAGGCTCGCGAGAGCTGGTTTCTACAGCACAG ggcaGGAAGACCAGGTGTTATGCTTCCGTTGTGATGGAGGCTTAAAAGGCTGGCAGCCTGATGAAGACCCCTGGGAAGAACATGCTAAAGAATACCCAGG ATGCAGCTTCCTGTTGGAAGAAAAGGGAGCTGCTTTTGTCAACAGCATTCAGCTCAAAGGAATTGAACAAAGTAGTGCt GCTTCAAGTCATCAGAATGGATTTTCAACCAGGGAAGAAG ACGAGGACCCAATGGAGAAACTAATGAAGCTGCAGAGGGAAAAGCAGTGCAAAATCTGCATGGACAGAGATATTTGCATCGTCTTCATCCCCTGCGGTCATCTGGTCAGTTGCAAGCAGTGCTCGGAGTCACTCGTCAAGTGTCCGATCTGCTGCGGAGctatttcacaaaaaatcaaAACCTACATCGGTTAA